The following DNA comes from Candidatus Methanomethylophilaceae archaeon.
TCAATGCGGCTGCAGCTGCCTTCGTGATTGCGGCGGCTGGCATGGCATTCTTCGGAATCTCCATCGATATGGGAGAGGCCATAATGGTCGCCGGAGCCCTCGGCTGGCTGGTCTGCGACGGAATCAAACTGATGGTCAGCAAGACTATCGAAGCATCCGACAAGAAAGTTCAAAAGGTGGAAGCATGAACAGATCTAAAATGATGAAAGCTGGGCTTGCCATCGGGCTCATCGGCGGAATCATCTCGATGATCCTCGTCGGGTACGCCTGGGACGGATCCTTCCAAAGCATAACGAACGTCGGATTCAGCCTGCTTGTCATGGCGCTGTTCTTCGCCACGGCCGGAGGATTCGCCGACGGCACCAACATGTCCGGGAAAAGCGTGGCCATCATCGCTGCGATATGCGTCGCGGCAGTTGTCGTCGCCATGCTGTACAACTCCCAGTTCTTCCTGGTCCACCTCGTGCTGATTGCCCTCGGAGTGGCCGAGATCTTCCTCGCTTCATCTTCCAAGGTCATCTTCTACACGGACACCAACAGGCCCGCCTGAAACCGAAGCCCTTCGGGGCTTCCTTTTTCTATAATTGAGAAATCGTTTTTCTTTATTATTTCGTTGGTTTTCCCGCTGCAGACCGTCTCTTGATAGTCTGACTTGGATAGAACAACATAGTTATCAGCTGCCTGTGCGCCCCATAACAGCATCCCGCGATGCATTAGAAAGAATCTCTGAATAATCGGTCAGACAGATAAAAGGGACCTGGCAGGCGGGAATTCAGCCGAGGCCCCTTCAAAACGTTTCTTCTGGTATGGGAAATCATTCGGATTGGGAATGCTCAGCCACATGCCCGGGATAGTAGACTACGTTGAGCATGCCTGTCTTCGGGTGCCTGTCCACGGAAGCTTTCACTCCGTAGACCTCCTGTATCATCTCTTCCGTGATGACCTCTTCCGGAGGCCCCTCTCTGATGATCTTCCCGTTCAGCAGGATGTATATCCTGTCGCAGTACTGGGCGGCGAGGTTCAGGTCATGGAGAGCGCAGAGCGCGGTGCACCCCAGCTGCTTCACGATGTCGAGGACCTCCAGCTGATATTTCACGTCCAGATGGTTTGTGGGCTCGTCGAGGATGAGGCACGGAGTCTGCTGGGCCAGCGACCTGGCGAGTATGATCCTCTGCTGCTCCCCTCCGGACAGAGACGAGAAATCCCTGTCCCTCATTTCGAGCATATTGACCTTCCTGAGGGCCTCCTCGACTATGAGACGGTCGTTCTCGTCGTCCATCTCCATGGTCTTCTTATGGGGGGTCCTCCCCATCATAACGACCTCATCGACCTTGAAATCGAAGTTATAGTAGTTATGCTGGGTAACCACGGACATCATGCAGGCGCTCTCCTTGAGTGAGAGATCCTCTAGGTGCCTGCCTTCTAGCAGTATCTCCCCGCTCTCTTTCTTCATGGTGCGGTAGACGGTCATCAGAAGAGTCGACTTCCCGGATCCGTTAGGGCCCAGAAGGCCGACGAACTCCCCCTCGTCCACATGCAGGCTGGCGGCCTCCACTATCCTCTTCTTAGGCTTGGACACCGAGACGTTTAGATCTTTCACCTGTATGTCCATCAGTTTCCACCTCCGAATCTGTAGGATCTCTTGAGCATGATGTATGC
Coding sequences within:
- a CDS encoding ABC transporter ATP-binding protein, with protein sequence MDIQVKDLNVSVSKPKKRIVEAASLHVDEGEFVGLLGPNGSGKSTLLMTVYRTMKKESGEILLEGRHLEDLSLKESACMMSVVTQHNYYNFDFKVDEVVMMGRTPHKKTMEMDDENDRLIVEEALRKVNMLEMRDRDFSSLSGGEQQRIILARSLAQQTPCLILDEPTNHLDVKYQLEVLDIVKQLGCTALCALHDLNLAAQYCDRIYILLNGKIIREGPPEEVITEEMIQEVYGVKASVDRHPKTGMLNVVYYPGHVAEHSQSE